From Chryseobacterium sp. IHB B 17019, one genomic window encodes:
- a CDS encoding APC family permease gives MNQLFRRKIYSETDTSTSLLRVLGVWDIVFFGIAAIIGAGSFSSLGEAVFRGGPGVILLYLICGFACGFTALCYAEFASRIPTAGSAYTYAYASFGELIAWIIGWALIMEYSFGNIYVAFSWSDYFTSFLERLGMHIPDYLTCSYTEAKKAFMNGSENTELLNAWKNAPLIGSLKFIVDIPALVINGLITWLCYIGVKESKNFNNALVILKLAAIVLVILIGFAYINTDNWTPVNPETQVASFMPNGFAGVMSAVSGVFFAYIGFDALSVLSEETKDPQKTLPKGMIISLVLCTVIYIALTLVLTGMVDYRKFDGVGDPLSFIFEKGNANVAWMELIVSFVAIVAITTVLLVFQMGQPRIWYAMSRDGLMPQKFQTVHPKYKTPSFATIITGIVVGVPILFTDKTFILDFTSIGTIFAFVLVCAGVLMLPAKEKLKGRFHLPYVNGKIIFPVIFIGGLIFFYFWQPEFFHNLMNWKDPNEGEFRASMFFFILINIVLCILTFIKNFSLIPLVGLSSCLYLLTGMSHENWFWFGLWFAVGLIIYFCYGYKNSKLRKLN, from the coding sequence ATGAATCAACTTTTTAGAAGAAAAATCTATTCAGAAACAGATACTTCCACGAGTCTATTGAGAGTTTTGGGTGTCTGGGACATCGTGTTTTTTGGTATTGCGGCGATTATTGGTGCAGGAAGTTTTAGTAGTTTGGGTGAAGCCGTTTTCAGGGGTGGTCCGGGTGTGATTCTGCTATATTTGATCTGCGGTTTTGCCTGCGGTTTTACGGCACTTTGCTATGCAGAGTTTGCAAGCAGGATTCCTACAGCCGGTTCCGCTTATACGTATGCTTATGCCAGTTTTGGTGAGTTAATCGCCTGGATCATTGGCTGGGCCCTTATCATGGAATATTCTTTTGGGAATATCTATGTTGCTTTTTCCTGGTCGGATTATTTTACCAGCTTTCTGGAACGTCTGGGGATGCATATCCCGGATTATCTGACATGCAGCTATACCGAAGCCAAAAAGGCCTTCATGAATGGCTCCGAAAATACAGAACTGCTTAACGCCTGGAAAAATGCACCATTAATAGGAAGTTTAAAATTCATTGTTGATATCCCGGCTTTGGTTATCAATGGGTTAATTACCTGGTTATGTTATATTGGAGTTAAGGAAAGTAAAAACTTTAATAATGCTTTGGTTATCCTAAAACTCGCTGCAATTGTCCTGGTAATTCTGATTGGTTTTGCTTATATAAATACAGACAACTGGACACCAGTTAACCCGGAAACACAAGTTGCTTCATTTATGCCCAACGGTTTCGCTGGAGTAATGAGTGCAGTGTCCGGAGTTTTCTTTGCCTATATAGGCTTTGACGCTTTAAGCGTGCTTTCTGAAGAGACAAAAGATCCGCAAAAAACCTTACCGAAAGGGATGATTATTTCTCTTGTTTTATGTACGGTTATTTATATTGCGTTAACCTTAGTGTTAACCGGAATGGTTGACTACAGAAAATTCGACGGGGTTGGAGATCCGCTTTCGTTTATTTTTGAAAAAGGAAATGCGAACGTTGCCTGGATGGAACTCATAGTTTCTTTTGTGGCTATCGTTGCTATTACGACCGTATTGCTGGTTTTCCAAATGGGACAACCAAGAATCTGGTACGCTATGAGCCGTGACGGGCTGATGCCACAGAAGTTTCAAACGGTACATCCAAAGTATAAAACACCGTCATTTGCCACTATTATCACTGGTATTGTGGTTGGAGTTCCTATTTTATTTACCGATAAAACTTTCATCTTAGATTTTACGAGTATCGGAACTATTTTCGCGTTTGTTTTGGTTTGTGCGGGAGTTTTAATGCTTCCTGCAAAAGAAAAATTAAAAGGCAGATTTCACCTTCCGTATGTGAATGGTAAAATTATTTTTCCTGTTATTTTCATTGGCGGGCTAATATTTTTCTATTTCTGGCAACCGGAATTTTTCCACAATTTGATGAACTGGAAAGATCCTAATGAAGGGGAATTCAGAGCTTCTATGTTCTTTTTTATTCTCATTAATATAGTGTTGTGTATTTTAACTTTTATTAAAAATTTCTCATTAATTCCTTTAGTTGGATTAAGCTCATGCCTTTACCTTCTTACCGGAATGAGTCATGAAAACTGGTTCTGGTTCGGGCTTTGGTTTGCGGTGGGGCTAATAATATATTTCTGCTACGGATACAAAAACAGTAAGTTGAGAAAGCTTAATTAA
- a CDS encoding tetratricopeptide repeat protein, producing the protein MNSKKILLAAGVLYFGISDAQQSQYFTQKENYRFNLAENLYQTKIYNASQYEYARQYFYNQNLSRSRKEAAQFFDNVIGVILQKNHAEEGLTAFMKEYPNSAYFAQANLPLADYYLAKKDFEKALETLKKVNQYQLSKEENTQYILKLGYAKFMMGDTKGATDALEEAYKTADESQKGDIAYMLGHLYYSNRQNDKAFQYFDSVKDQPKYSKLVRPYYVQMYYNDKDYDKAISEGNALLNEDISDAYKAEVHKIIGESYFMKNDYTSAYPHLKDYLSVQQNPSENDLYEMGFVAAQLKKYDEAVSYYNQLLNSNSALAQNAYYQLGNAYLAVDKKQEALSAFRSSYQMNYDPKVKKLAHEQYAKLSYDIGNPFESASTVIQNYINENQNDPNAPEMRSLLVKSYLYSGNYKETLNAIDKLQNSSPDIDKVDQEVSYLLGTEEFNKGNYDEAEQYFLRSLGFNINKEFNNRALYWLGQVYYQKGNYPSAIARYEKLLNETFPEKQQLPYDLGYAYFKSKKFDQAETYFKQYLTNPKPEFKNDAELRLADINYANNNLNEAIAIYDKNEDATDYTLYQKAMALGFKGDTQAKITNLKNLLSKYPGSDYYDDAQYEMGTAYAAQDDFANSNDFFGKVIKTSSDNDLVANASIYRAQNYIDQNQGDKALSELRSLGEQYKNTAYAEKIVQAAKPIFTKNGDVAGYESFAKSIGVNVDAAEIDEINLSTAKQYFTKKDYKNAISYYEKYLTQNPTGEGLYQAKYELGESYYQTKDTTKALLVLQEIANVPNDYQDDAQTRLAQIYIAQGDNAEARKYLENIKNSSNVNVKNFANVELMKLYADEKNFSEAEKLADAVIANNKNSAAVIETAKVIKARSLMNSGKDKDAQTAYTSLEKSSNTSVAAEALYAKAYYQNKGKAFKSSNETIFKLANNYASEEYWGAKALVLMAKNYIGLKDNYQASYTCDQIIENYKDFPEIVAEAKEVKKQIKK; encoded by the coding sequence ATGAACTCAAAAAAAATACTTCTAGCGGCAGGGGTTCTGTATTTCGGAATCTCCGATGCTCAACAGTCTCAGTACTTTACCCAAAAAGAAAATTACAGATTCAATCTAGCAGAAAATCTTTATCAGACCAAAATATACAACGCTTCTCAGTATGAATATGCAAGACAATATTTTTATAATCAAAATTTGTCGAGATCCAGAAAAGAAGCCGCGCAGTTTTTTGACAATGTGATAGGGGTAATCCTGCAGAAAAACCATGCTGAAGAAGGTTTAACCGCCTTTATGAAAGAGTATCCGAATTCTGCTTATTTTGCTCAGGCTAATCTTCCGTTGGCTGATTACTATTTAGCCAAAAAAGATTTTGAAAAAGCATTGGAAACACTTAAAAAAGTTAACCAATACCAACTTTCAAAAGAAGAAAATACGCAGTATATCTTAAAATTAGGATATGCCAAATTCATGATGGGTGATACTAAAGGAGCAACAGATGCTTTGGAAGAAGCTTATAAAACTGCAGATGAATCTCAAAAAGGCGATATCGCCTACATGTTGGGGCATTTGTACTATTCTAACAGGCAGAATGATAAGGCTTTCCAGTATTTTGATTCGGTGAAAGACCAGCCGAAATATTCAAAACTGGTGCGTCCTTATTATGTTCAGATGTATTACAATGATAAGGATTATGACAAGGCTATTTCAGAGGGGAATGCTTTGCTTAACGAAGATATTTCTGATGCTTATAAAGCTGAAGTTCACAAGATTATTGGAGAGAGTTATTTCATGAAAAATGATTATACTTCTGCTTATCCTCACTTAAAAGATTACCTGAGCGTTCAGCAAAATCCGTCCGAAAATGACCTTTATGAGATGGGATTTGTAGCTGCTCAGCTTAAAAAATATGATGAAGCGGTTTCTTATTATAACCAATTGCTAAACAGCAATTCTGCATTGGCACAGAATGCTTACTATCAGCTTGGTAATGCCTATTTGGCGGTTGATAAAAAGCAGGAAGCACTTTCGGCTTTCCGTTCATCTTACCAGATGAATTATGATCCGAAGGTTAAAAAACTGGCACACGAGCAGTATGCAAAGTTAAGCTACGATATCGGGAACCCGTTTGAAAGCGCTTCAACGGTGATTCAAAATTATATTAATGAAAATCAAAATGACCCGAATGCACCCGAAATGAGATCACTTTTGGTGAAATCTTATTTATACTCAGGGAATTACAAAGAAACATTAAACGCGATCGACAAACTTCAAAATTCTTCTCCTGACATTGACAAAGTGGATCAGGAAGTATCTTATTTATTAGGAACGGAAGAATTTAACAAAGGAAATTATGACGAAGCTGAACAATATTTCTTAAGAAGCTTAGGGTTTAATATTAATAAAGAGTTCAATAACAGGGCTTTATATTGGTTGGGACAAGTTTATTACCAGAAAGGAAATTATCCTTCGGCGATTGCTCGCTATGAAAAGCTGCTTAACGAAACCTTTCCGGAGAAACAGCAATTACCCTATGATTTAGGATATGCTTATTTTAAATCTAAAAAATTCGATCAGGCGGAAACTTATTTTAAGCAATATTTAACCAATCCGAAACCTGAGTTTAAAAATGATGCGGAACTTCGTCTGGCAGATATCAATTATGCCAATAACAATCTGAACGAAGCTATCGCAATCTACGATAAAAACGAAGACGCTACAGATTATACTTTATACCAAAAAGCAATGGCTTTAGGCTTTAAAGGTGATACTCAGGCAAAAATCACGAATTTAAAAAATCTTTTATCTAAATATCCGGGATCTGATTATTATGACGATGCTCAGTATGAAATGGGAACGGCTTATGCGGCTCAGGATGATTTTGCAAATTCCAATGATTTCTTTGGGAAAGTGATTAAAACGTCGTCTGATAATGATTTGGTGGCCAATGCTTCCATTTACAGAGCACAAAATTATATTGATCAAAACCAAGGCGATAAGGCTTTATCCGAACTTAGATCTTTAGGTGAGCAATATAAAAATACGGCCTACGCAGAAAAAATTGTACAGGCTGCCAAGCCAATTTTCACGAAAAACGGTGATGTTGCAGGATACGAAAGCTTTGCAAAAAGTATTGGTGTAAATGTTGACGCTGCGGAAATTGATGAGATTAATCTATCAACGGCAAAACAATATTTCACGAAAAAAGATTACAAAAACGCGATTTCTTATTACGAAAAATATTTAACGCAAAATCCGACAGGAGAAGGGCTTTATCAGGCTAAATATGAGCTTGGTGAAAGCTATTATCAGACCAAAGATACGACAAAAGCATTATTGGTTTTACAGGAAATTGCCAATGTTCCGAATGATTATCAGGATGATGCACAGACACGTTTAGCTCAAATTTATATTGCGCAGGGCGATAATGCAGAGGCAAGAAAATATTTGGAAAACATCAAAAATTCTTCAAATGTAAATGTTAAAAACTTCGCCAATGTAGAACTAATGAAGTTGTATGCAGATGAGAAAAACTTCTCTGAAGCTGAAAAACTAGCCGATGCGGTAATTGCCAACAACAAAAACTCGGCGGCGGTGATAGAAACAGCGAAAGTGATCAAGGCCAGAAGCCTGATGAATTCAGGAAAAGACAAGGATGCACAGACAGCTTATACTTCTCTTGAAAAGTCTTCAAATACGTCCGTGGCGGCGGAAGCTTTATATGCAAAAGCATATTATCAAAACAAAGGAAAAGCTTTCAAATCTTCAAATGAAACCATCTTTAAACTCGCTAATAATTATGCTTCGGAAGAATATTGGGGCGCAAAAGCATTGGTATTGATGGCAAAAAATTATATTGGCTTAAAGGATAATTACCAGGCAAGCTATACCTGCGACCAGATCATTGAAAACTACAAGGATTTCCCTGAGATTGTTGCGGAAGCGAAAGAGGTGAAAAAACAGATTAAAAAGTAA
- a CDS encoding MBOAT family O-acyltransferase, with amino-acid sequence MIGYLLDIKNNKLKEIPSLLDYSVFVAFFPCIIAGPIDKAAPFLNNLKIKREFSSTVFTDGLKQILWGLFKKLVVADNIATLTSPIFESYHTLNGSTLFIGAALYFIQLYADFSGYTDMAIGISKLLGIKIQPNFNYPLFAQNVADYWRRWHISLTSWLTEYVFTPLSINFRDYGKFGLIMAIMINFLVVGFWHGAAWHYIFHGLVSGVMFIPLILNGKMNKKVKPSTGIIPTKDEIKNIPVTFVLFSLLMVLFFVKDMEMAVNYYREIFSLSFFQLPNFPIQKEIILLILIMIIIEWIGRGKEYGIKELFTGKSMVIRWGFYYALVFLIFLFYIAPKGFIYAQF; translated from the coding sequence ATGATTGGGTATCTTTTGGATATTAAAAACAATAAGCTTAAAGAAATCCCGTCTCTATTGGATTATTCTGTATTTGTAGCTTTCTTCCCGTGCATTATTGCAGGCCCGATTGATAAAGCTGCTCCTTTTCTGAATAATTTAAAAATTAAAAGGGAGTTTTCTTCAACGGTCTTTACAGACGGTCTCAAGCAGATTTTGTGGGGACTGTTCAAAAAGCTTGTCGTTGCGGACAATATTGCAACTCTTACCTCTCCTATTTTTGAATCTTATCACACTCTAAATGGCAGCACCCTTTTTATCGGAGCCGCCCTGTATTTTATCCAGCTGTATGCGGATTTTTCCGGATATACGGATATGGCGATAGGGATTTCAAAGTTGTTGGGAATCAAGATACAGCCCAATTTCAATTATCCTCTTTTTGCCCAAAACGTTGCAGATTACTGGCGAAGATGGCATATTTCCCTTACTTCATGGCTTACGGAATATGTATTCACACCTTTGTCTATCAATTTCAGAGATTATGGAAAATTTGGATTAATCATGGCGATTATGATCAATTTTTTGGTAGTGGGTTTCTGGCATGGCGCAGCATGGCATTATATATTTCACGGACTTGTCAGCGGAGTAATGTTTATTCCTTTAATTTTAAATGGAAAAATGAATAAGAAGGTAAAACCTTCAACCGGCATCATTCCTACTAAAGATGAAATAAAAAACATTCCGGTAACGTTTGTTCTTTTTTCCCTGTTAATGGTTCTTTTTTTCGTTAAAGACATGGAAATGGCCGTAAATTATTACAGAGAAATTTTCTCACTGTCATTTTTTCAGCTGCCGAACTTTCCTATTCAAAAGGAAATTATTCTTTTAATTCTTATCATGATCATTATAGAATGGATAGGAAGGGGTAAAGAATATGGAATTAAAGAGTTGTTTACCGGGAAAAGCATGGTCATACGATGGGGATTTTATTATGCTCTTGTATTTCTGATCTTTTTGTTTTACATCGCTCCTAAAGGGTTTATTTACGCACAGTTTTAA
- a CDS encoding GNAT family N-acetyltransferase — translation MESIIIRKADPKDYPAIIELQNKNTPDKLSEKEKEQGFVVSDMTEETLHQINESIGVLVALEGEALAGFVCLTATDSLPEHPVIESMCETFPHQIFNNKSLIDYKIFLYGPVLIDPKWRGRGIFKKIFSAVKEYSKKDYNLGVAFINDKNKHSLSAHLQGLGMTPLQPFKSGNESFQLVVFPV, via the coding sequence ATGGAATCAATTATAATAAGAAAGGCTGACCCCAAAGATTATCCGGCAATTATCGAACTTCAAAATAAAAATACACCAGACAAGTTAAGTGAGAAAGAAAAAGAGCAAGGTTTTGTAGTTTCAGATATGACAGAAGAGACATTGCACCAGATAAATGAAAGCATTGGAGTTTTGGTAGCTTTGGAAGGTGAAGCCCTGGCCGGATTTGTATGCTTAACCGCTACCGATTCGTTACCGGAACATCCTGTAATTGAATCCATGTGTGAAACTTTTCCTCATCAAATATTTAATAATAAATCATTAATTGACTATAAAATATTCTTGTATGGCCCTGTGCTGATAGATCCAAAATGGAGAGGTAGAGGAATTTTTAAAAAAATATTCTCAGCTGTTAAAGAATACTCTAAAAAAGATTATAATCTGGGAGTAGCATTCATCAATGATAAAAATAAGCATTCGTTGTCGGCACATCTTCAGGGTTTGGGGATGACTCCTTTACAACCTTTTAAATCAGGCAATGAATCCTTCCAACTGGTAGTATTTCCGGTATAA
- a CDS encoding DUF962 domain-containing protein: MSERIKTYKEFYQFYLTEHSKMGTRIFHFIGTLLIFVVIGYVISSGKERFLWYIPIFGYGFAWFSHALIEKNKPATFKYPIWSLISDFRLFFELLIGKQKFTGIPAMKPVE, translated from the coding sequence ATGTCTGAAAGAATTAAAACTTACAAAGAATTTTATCAGTTTTACCTTACTGAACACAGTAAAATGGGAACAAGGATATTTCATTTTATAGGAACTCTACTTATTTTTGTTGTAATTGGATATGTAATAAGTTCAGGAAAAGAAAGATTTTTGTGGTATATCCCGATCTTTGGTTACGGTTTTGCATGGTTCAGCCACGCCTTAATTGAAAAGAACAAACCTGCCACTTTTAAATATCCGATTTGGTCTTTGATTTCAGATTTCAGATTGTTTTTTGAATTACTGATCGGGAAACAGAAGTTTACAGGAATTCCAGCCATGAAGCCTGTGGAATAA
- a CDS encoding acyl carrier protein: MNNNEILQKLTGIFREELDNNEINLTAESTAEDVEEWDSLSHIQLIVAVEKAFGIRFTSSEIQSWNNVGEMMDSINSK; this comes from the coding sequence ATGAATAACAACGAAATTTTACAAAAACTAACAGGTATTTTCCGTGAAGAGCTTGATAACAATGAAATAAATCTGACAGCCGAATCTACCGCTGAGGACGTAGAAGAATGGGATTCTCTTTCACATATTCAGCTTATTGTTGCTGTTGAAAAAGCGTTTGGGATCCGTTTCACTTCATCGGAAATTCAAAGCTGGAATAATGTAGGAGAAATGATGGATTCTATTAATTCCAAATAG
- a CDS encoding TonB-dependent receptor, with the protein MNRKIQLLSIIFLGFSSVAFSQIKEEKLILNKKREPEVKKIEKKKTSVETIKNYPPEEKSQNPVKYNITDVPAVSDFKTSTIQGQDVTPKFEGSAQNNYIQFGMGNYGKILGDANISKTLENKFEVGLDAHFLSTQGLKKEYPWDSKQSSTTLGAFLNSYGDKGKFNVNAEYGLNSYNYYGIYALQPEDVDLDQRVNQFKVNGYYDFYSNEILNDVRVKSSFLKDHFDAQENQVSILANFSKHGVEIGKSGINLNADLGVGLETVKTDFAIRDKNSADFFNTNLTPKVTFRKGDSYLMLGSQFAFLNAKNTNDLMAEQLKNNKTYWFPQAEFQLAAANGFKFYGGVDGGLKLNTYADLLQQNPFILSDQYLKPTETKYHFYVGLRGDIEETFKYDVSAGYGKMRDIMFFKANGLFDNDYTLNRSAYNFANTFSAVYDDGNVGDIKGSVQYFPLANLVLDGEVKFMKFDLKNYEHIYNVPLVTASIGAKYTMLDQKLLLGFKGIFASDRTTNSFVIEGVGSPMLYQSTEDTNDKVGGYADLNLSAEYKIHKNFSIFALGNNLLSSKYQTYKGYKVLGAQVLGGVKITF; encoded by the coding sequence ATGAACAGAAAAATTCAATTATTATCCATCATATTTTTAGGGTTTTCGTCGGTAGCGTTTTCCCAGATCAAAGAAGAAAAGCTGATTCTTAACAAAAAAAGAGAACCGGAAGTAAAAAAGATCGAAAAAAAGAAAACTTCTGTGGAAACGATCAAAAATTATCCACCCGAAGAAAAATCTCAGAATCCTGTAAAATACAATATTACAGACGTTCCTGCGGTTTCGGATTTCAAAACCTCAACAATTCAGGGGCAGGATGTGACCCCGAAATTTGAAGGATCGGCTCAGAATAATTATATCCAGTTCGGAATGGGTAATTATGGAAAAATTTTAGGCGACGCCAATATTTCAAAAACGCTGGAAAATAAATTTGAGGTGGGATTGGATGCACATTTCCTTTCAACTCAAGGTTTGAAAAAAGAATATCCTTGGGATTCAAAACAAAGCTCGACCACACTTGGTGCTTTTCTTAATTCTTACGGAGATAAAGGAAAATTTAATGTAAATGCTGAATATGGCTTAAATAGTTATAATTACTATGGGATTTATGCTTTACAGCCCGAAGATGTAGATCTGGACCAAAGAGTGAACCAATTTAAAGTAAATGGATATTATGATTTTTATTCTAATGAAATTTTAAATGATGTAAGAGTAAAATCTTCTTTCTTAAAAGATCATTTTGACGCTCAGGAAAATCAGGTTTCAATCTTGGCCAACTTTTCTAAACATGGCGTTGAAATCGGTAAATCTGGGATTAACCTGAATGCAGATCTTGGTGTTGGCTTAGAAACTGTAAAAACCGATTTTGCGATCAGGGATAAAAACTCAGCTGATTTTTTCAACACTAACTTAACTCCTAAAGTAACTTTCAGAAAAGGTGATTCTTACTTGATGTTGGGATCACAGTTTGCATTTTTGAATGCTAAAAATACAAATGATCTGATGGCTGAACAGCTTAAAAATAATAAAACTTATTGGTTTCCACAGGCAGAATTTCAACTTGCCGCGGCCAATGGATTTAAATTTTATGGAGGGGTTGACGGTGGTTTGAAATTGAATACTTATGCTGATTTGCTACAGCAGAATCCATTCATCCTTTCTGATCAGTATTTAAAGCCCACTGAAACCAAATATCATTTTTATGTAGGTTTGAGAGGGGATATTGAAGAAACCTTTAAATATGACGTTTCTGCGGGTTATGGAAAAATGAGAGATATTATGTTCTTTAAAGCTAACGGCTTATTCGATAATGATTATACTTTAAACCGTTCCGCATACAACTTTGCCAATACTTTCTCTGCGGTATATGATGATGGAAATGTGGGTGATATCAAGGGTAGCGTTCAATATTTTCCTCTAGCGAATCTTGTATTGGATGGAGAGGTAAAGTTCATGAAATTTGATTTGAAAAACTACGAACACATATACAATGTTCCACTAGTTACAGCTAGCATCGGAGCAAAATACACCATGCTTGATCAAAAATTACTACTAGGTTTCAAAGGGATTTTTGCAAGCGACAGAACTACGAATTCTTTTGTAATTGAAGGAGTTGGGAGCCCAATGCTGTACCAGTCAACAGAAGATACCAATGATAAAGTGGGAGGCTATGCAGATTTAAATCTTTCTGCAGAGTATAAAATTCACAAAAATTTCAGTATTTTCGCGCTCGGAAACAATCTTCTAAGTTCAAAATATCAGACGTACAAAGGATATAAGGTTCTTGGTGCGCAGGTTTTAGGAGGTGTGAAGATTACGTTTTAG